From Citricoccus sp. SGAir0253, a single genomic window includes:
- a CDS encoding sulfite exporter TauE/SafE family protein, with amino-acid sequence MTVTLIVTLALSVLIGVSLGLLGGGGSILTVPILTYVAGLPAKEAIAASLFVVGTTSVVSVISHARKGRVKWRTGLVFGGASMAGAFGGGLLGGHVPGTILMIAFALMMVATAAAMIRGRKKSAAPGEDGDGARKLPVVKVILEGLVVGLVTGLVGAGGGFLVVPALVLLGGLSMPAAVGTSLVVIAMKSFAGLGGYLTSVQLDWGLVAGVTVAAILGSLVGARLTGIIPEAALREGFGFFVLAMGVFVLVQELPSPAGPIVGVVGGAAVAAVLLCRYVVRSCPMHRARQRTPVLESV; translated from the coding sequence ATGACCGTCACGCTCATCGTCACCCTCGCCCTCTCGGTGCTGATCGGGGTCTCCCTCGGCCTGCTCGGCGGGGGGGGCTCGATCCTCACCGTCCCGATCCTCACCTACGTGGCCGGGCTGCCCGCCAAGGAGGCGATCGCCGCCTCCCTGTTCGTGGTCGGCACCACCTCGGTGGTCAGCGTCATCTCCCACGCCCGCAAGGGCCGGGTGAAGTGGCGCACGGGCCTCGTCTTCGGCGGGGCCAGCATGGCCGGCGCGTTCGGCGGCGGACTGCTGGGCGGCCACGTCCCGGGCACCATCCTGATGATCGCCTTCGCCCTGATGATGGTGGCCACCGCCGCCGCCATGATCCGCGGCCGCAAGAAGTCCGCCGCCCCCGGCGAGGACGGCGACGGCGCCCGGAAGCTGCCGGTCGTCAAGGTCATCCTCGAGGGCCTCGTCGTCGGCCTGGTCACCGGGCTCGTCGGCGCCGGCGGCGGCTTCCTGGTGGTCCCCGCGCTGGTGCTGCTGGGCGGGCTGTCCATGCCGGCCGCCGTCGGGACCTCGCTCGTGGTGATCGCCATGAAGTCCTTCGCCGGCCTCGGCGGCTACCTCACGAGCGTCCAGCTCGATTGGGGCCTCGTGGCCGGGGTGACCGTGGCCGCGATCCTCGGCTCGCTGGTCGGCGCGAGGCTGACCGGCATCATCCCCGAGGCCGCCCTGCGCGAGGGCTTCGGCTTCTTCGTCCTGGCCATGGGCGTGTTCGTCCTCGTCCAGGAGCTGCCGTCCCCGGCCGGCCCGATCGTGGGCGTGGTGGGCGGGGCCGCCGTGGCGGCCGTGCTGCTGTGCCGCTACGTGGTCCGTTCCTGCCCGATGCACCGGGCACGGCAGCGGACGCCCGTCCTCGAGAGCGTCTGA
- a CDS encoding rhodanese-like domain-containing protein — MTTPTAPALTDVDAQTLREWIDRHDDLIVLDVRSAAEFEGMHIKGSYNVPLPLLSEHADELAERLGRHVVLVCQSGVRAGQARTRLNTAGLENAVVLTGGVPAFEAAGGEVVRGAQRWSLERQVRMAAGSLVLAGLVGGKLVSPKVSMLAGAIGAGLSFSAATNTCAMGNVLSRMPWNKSASEPTGRAAIEQLPRP; from the coding sequence TTGACCACCCCCACCGCCCCCGCCCTGACCGACGTCGACGCCCAGACCCTGCGTGAGTGGATCGACCGCCACGATGACCTCATCGTGCTGGACGTGCGCTCCGCCGCGGAGTTCGAGGGCATGCACATCAAGGGCTCCTACAACGTCCCGCTGCCGCTGCTGTCGGAGCACGCGGACGAGCTCGCCGAGCGCCTCGGCCGCCACGTGGTGCTCGTCTGCCAGTCCGGCGTCCGCGCCGGCCAGGCCCGCACCCGGCTGAACACCGCCGGCCTGGAGAACGCCGTGGTCCTCACCGGCGGCGTGCCGGCCTTCGAGGCCGCCGGCGGCGAGGTCGTGCGCGGCGCCCAGCGCTGGTCCCTCGAGCGCCAGGTCCGCATGGCCGCCGGCTCCCTCGTGCTGGCCGGCCTCGTGGGCGGCAAGCTCGTCTCCCCGAAGGTGAGCATGCTCGCCGGTGCCATCGGCGCCGGGCTGAGCTTCTCGGCCGCCACGAACACCTGTGCCATGGGCAACGTGCTGTCCAGGATGCCGTGGAACAAGTCGGCCTCCGAGCCCACCGGCCGCGCGGCCATCGAGCAGCTCCCCCGGCCATGA
- a CDS encoding cation-transporting P-type ATPase, which yields MPGTETRGLSTAEARRVQAETGRNELPRVRQVPAWRRFAGQFTHFFALLLWGAAVLALVAGMPQLAVAVVAVVVVNGIFAFAQEERAAHAAARLRELLPTQVAVVRDGRTVRVDAAEIVPGDVVVLTAGDRLPADARFVETDTCTVDESMLTGESEPVPKTPGDDGFGGTFLANGDARAEVTATGARTRLAAIASLTAEVQPPPTPLQRELRRIVRILSAVALGLGVAFCLVSIAIGTPLRDAFLFAIGVAVAMIPEGLLPTVTLSLAMGAQRMAGRNALVRNLQAVETLGSTTFICTDKTGTLTQNRMNVVEVWTPEGGVGLDGEGYSPEGTAEGPPAALARAALTAWAGRAASRGRIHRHDAGRHPGGEGAGPAGSAVEGVGAEGGDPADWVAEGDPMEAALDAAAHRLAPYAAGAASGRDAGVGAGPTGATARERHGTPPALAEPAVARRYAFDPARRRESVVVGDELLVKGAPESVLARCRDRALAEQAHAAVVGMAARGLRVLAVARRDLAPGAPSTAPSTTPDELETGLELLGLVGLQDPPRDGVPGALRQAREAGIRVAMITGDHPATAAAIARQTGLALGEPVVIEGRDLPADEAALGELVDRDGVVVSRVSPEQKLAIARALQRRGHVLAMTGDGVNDGPALNEADIGVAMGASGTDVAREAADLVLLDDDFSTIIAAVEQGRATYTNIRRFLTYHLTDNVAELTPFVVWALSGGNVPLALGVLQVLALDIGTDLLPALALGAERPGKDVLRRPPERRHLLDGALLVRVFGVLGPVQAVFEMGAFAAVLWGGGWRWGQVPEPALVALASGAAFTTVVLAQMANAFGCRSATRPAWRLGWGDNRMLLWAVAAELVLLLGFLFPGPLAAALGHAPPPPAGLAVALAAVPAVLLADGIHKRVRHHRTGAGASGAGRAGRRSAVRERS from the coding sequence GTGCCGGGCACCGAGACGCGGGGACTGAGCACCGCCGAGGCCCGCCGGGTGCAGGCCGAGACCGGCCGGAACGAGCTCCCGCGTGTCCGCCAGGTGCCCGCGTGGCGGCGCTTCGCCGGCCAGTTCACCCACTTCTTCGCCCTCCTGCTGTGGGGAGCCGCGGTGCTGGCGCTCGTGGCGGGCATGCCGCAGCTCGCGGTGGCCGTGGTGGCGGTCGTGGTCGTCAACGGGATCTTCGCCTTCGCCCAGGAGGAACGGGCCGCCCACGCCGCGGCGCGGCTGCGCGAGCTGCTGCCCACCCAGGTGGCCGTGGTGCGCGACGGGCGGACCGTGCGCGTGGACGCCGCCGAGATCGTGCCGGGGGACGTGGTGGTGCTCACCGCCGGGGACCGCCTGCCCGCCGACGCGCGGTTCGTGGAGACGGACACGTGCACCGTGGACGAGTCCATGCTCACCGGCGAGAGCGAGCCGGTCCCCAAGACCCCCGGTGACGACGGCTTCGGCGGGACCTTCCTGGCCAACGGCGACGCCCGGGCCGAGGTCACCGCCACCGGCGCCCGCACCCGGCTGGCGGCGATCGCCTCCCTCACGGCCGAGGTGCAGCCCCCGCCCACCCCGCTGCAGCGCGAGCTGCGGCGGATCGTGCGGATCCTCTCGGCCGTGGCCCTGGGCCTGGGCGTGGCCTTCTGCCTGGTCTCGATCGCGATCGGCACGCCGCTGCGGGACGCGTTCCTGTTCGCCATCGGGGTGGCCGTGGCCATGATCCCGGAGGGGCTGCTGCCGACCGTGACCCTGTCCCTGGCGATGGGCGCGCAGCGGATGGCCGGGCGCAACGCCCTGGTGCGCAACCTGCAGGCCGTGGAGACGCTCGGGTCCACCACGTTCATCTGCACGGACAAGACCGGCACCCTGACCCAGAACCGGATGAACGTGGTGGAGGTGTGGACACCGGAGGGCGGCGTCGGGCTCGACGGCGAGGGCTACTCCCCCGAGGGCACCGCCGAGGGTCCGCCGGCCGCGCTCGCGCGGGCCGCGCTGACGGCGTGGGCGGGCCGGGCCGCCTCCCGCGGGCGGATCCACCGGCACGACGCCGGCCGGCATCCGGGCGGGGAGGGTGCCGGTCCTGCGGGCTCGGCGGTGGAGGGCGTGGGCGCGGAGGGCGGCGACCCGGCGGACTGGGTGGCCGAGGGGGACCCCATGGAGGCCGCCCTCGACGCCGCGGCGCACCGGCTGGCCCCGTATGCCGCGGGCGCGGCCTCCGGCCGGGACGCGGGCGTGGGCGCCGGGCCGACCGGCGCCACCGCGCGGGAGCGGCACGGCACCCCACCGGCCCTCGCGGAGCCGGCCGTCGCGCGCCGGTACGCCTTCGACCCGGCCCGGCGCCGGGAGTCGGTCGTCGTGGGGGACGAGCTGCTGGTCAAGGGCGCCCCGGAGAGCGTGCTGGCCCGCTGCCGGGACCGCGCGCTGGCGGAGCAGGCGCACGCGGCCGTGGTGGGCATGGCCGCCCGCGGGCTGCGCGTGCTCGCGGTGGCCCGCCGGGACCTGGCGCCGGGCGCCCCGTCGACGGCTCCATCGACGACCCCGGACGAGCTCGAGACCGGGCTGGAGCTCCTCGGGCTCGTGGGCCTGCAGGACCCGCCGCGGGACGGCGTGCCCGGGGCGCTGCGGCAGGCCCGGGAGGCCGGGATCCGTGTCGCCATGATCACGGGCGACCACCCGGCCACGGCCGCGGCGATCGCCCGGCAGACCGGGCTCGCGCTGGGCGAGCCGGTCGTCATCGAGGGCCGGGACCTGCCGGCGGACGAGGCGGCGCTCGGCGAGCTCGTGGACCGGGACGGGGTGGTGGTCAGCCGGGTCTCCCCCGAGCAGAAGCTGGCGATCGCCCGGGCCCTGCAGCGGCGCGGGCACGTGCTGGCGATGACCGGGGACGGCGTCAACGACGGGCCGGCGCTGAACGAGGCGGACATCGGGGTGGCGATGGGCGCCTCCGGCACGGACGTGGCCCGCGAGGCCGCCGACCTCGTCCTGCTGGACGACGACTTCTCCACCATCATCGCCGCCGTGGAGCAGGGCCGGGCCACCTACACCAACATCCGCCGGTTCCTGACCTACCACCTCACGGACAACGTGGCGGAGCTGACGCCGTTCGTGGTGTGGGCCCTGTCCGGCGGCAACGTCCCGCTGGCCCTCGGAGTGCTGCAGGTGCTCGCCCTGGACATCGGCACGGACCTGCTGCCCGCGCTGGCCCTCGGTGCCGAGCGGCCCGGGAAGGACGTGCTGCGCCGGCCCCCGGAGCGGCGGCACCTGCTGGACGGGGCCCTGCTGGTGCGCGTGTTCGGGGTGCTCGGCCCCGTCCAGGCGGTGTTCGAGATGGGGGCCTTCGCCGCGGTGCTGTGGGGCGGGGGCTGGCGCTGGGGCCAGGTGCCCGAGCCGGCACTCGTGGCCCTGGCCTCCGGCGCCGCGTTCACCACCGTGGTGCTGGCCCAGATGGCCAACGCCTTCGGCTGCCGCAGCGCCACCCGCCCGGCGTGGCGGCTGGGCTGGGGCGACAACCGGATGCTGCTGTGGGCCGTGGCCGCCGAGCTCGTGCTGCTGCTCGGGTTCCTGTTCCCAGGCCCGCTGGCCGCAGCGCTCGGCCACGCCCCGCCGCCCCCGGCCGGGCTGGCCGTCGCGCTGGCCGCGGTGCCCGCCGTGCTCCTCGCGGACGGGATCCACAAGCGCGTGCGCCACCACCGGACCGGCGCCGGAGCATCCGGGGCGGGACGGGCCGGGCGGCGCTCCGCGGTGCGCGAGCGGTCCTGA
- a CDS encoding metal-sensitive transcriptional regulator — protein sequence MELDATELKPVVNRLKRAQGQLAAVTRMLEEGRDCKDVVTQLAAVSKALDRAGFAIIASGLEQCLAKEDGSMDKADMEKLFLSLA from the coding sequence ATGGAACTCGACGCCACCGAGCTCAAGCCCGTCGTCAACCGGCTCAAGCGAGCCCAGGGCCAGCTGGCCGCCGTCACCCGCATGCTGGAGGAGGGCCGCGACTGCAAGGACGTGGTCACCCAGCTCGCCGCGGTCTCCAAGGCGCTGGACCGGGCCGGCTTCGCCATCATCGCCTCCGGCCTGGAGCAGTGCCTCGCCAAGGAGGACGGCTCCATGGACAAGGCGGACATGGAGAAGCTCTTCCTGTCCCTGGCCTGA